The Argonema galeatum A003/A1 genome segment AATTTGGGTAGAAACTGCCGCAGTGTAGCCCAATCGAGTGTTTTGCCGGTGCCGCCTAGCTGAGTGGGATGGTAGGCGTCAAGCAGAAGTGTATCAACTGCGCTGGTGTAGGCGTCTGTCTGGATTAAAGACTCTGGTGTCTGCACTCTGTGGGCTTTAATTAGCTCGACGGTTGGTAAAAACTGGCGTAGCTGATGGCAGAATTCGGGGGATTCATTGCCGTGCAATTGAACGCCATTTAATCGAGCGGATGTAACTATTTGACAAATTAGCTCAATAGTGGTATTAGCAAATACGCCAATGCGATCGACATCCACCGATAATTGCTCTACCACTGCCCGGATTTGTGCTGGGGTGACGTAGCGGGGAGATGTGGGGACACAGATAAAGCCTAGCGCGGTTGCTCCCAGACGCGCGATCGCATCTCCCTGTTCCGGTTTCGTAATTCCGCAAATCTTAACCCGCATTCAGCCTACTCCGTCGCTGCCAGTTGTACATTTGTATCAAAATTTGGCAATTATGTTAACTCTTAAAACAGATTCTTGTTATTTTTTAACGGCTTTCTATAATTTTTGTTGTTGTTTAGTCAAGCAGGAAAAAGATTTTGCTTAACTTAACTTTACTTGCGGCGGTGCAGTCTACGGTTCCTGCAACACCAGCATGGACTCCGGCTGTAGGATTAGTAATGATTTTATGCAACCTACTTGCCATTGCTATAGGTCGCTTTGCCATCAAAAATCCGGGTATTGGCCCAGATCTTCCCGTTGGCAAGCCCGCGCTGTTTAGGAATTTTAACTTGCCGGAATTGCTCGCCACAATGAGTTTTGGACACATTATTGGCACCGGGGTCATTCTGGGACTGACTAACGCGGGTGTCCTTTAAAAGGCGATCGTTTCTCAATCTCAGCTGTGAGATGGATAGCTGAGTGGGAGAATAAAAGTGTAAGTTTCTCAATTTAGGAGAAAAAACCGTGATTAACTCGATAATTCTAGGCGTACAGTCTACCGTTCCTAGCACACCAGCTTGGTCTCCCACTATTGGCCTTGTGATGATTATTTGCAATATCCTTGGGCTTGTTATTGTCCGCTTTGCTACCCAAGACCGGGGAAGCAAACCCCCTTCGCCCATACCCACACTTGGTCTTCCCCAATTACTAGCGGGTACAAGCTTTGGTCATATCCTGGGCGCTGGCGTCATTTTGGGATTGACCAACGTTGGAGCTATTTAACTGAATCGGCGTAAGTCCCCCACTATAATGGATACTCCGATTTAGTGGTAGGTACTTCACCTAATTCACCTCTTAGTCCCGCGCTGTCTTATCCCCCCTTTTTGTCGGTATCTGGGGGGATGATAGTGTGGGATAGCAATCATCTTTCTCAAAATAGACTATACTTATGTTGAGAAGAAAGAAAATTAAATTGCCTAGACTAAAGCACTTCAGACTAAAAGAACCAATTAATTTTCTATGCAGTTCTCAGACTTTTACAATTTGTAGAAAAGGATTACGTTAAATTGGCTCGTCAATATGCGAGTAAAGGAAATTTTTTATGCAGGCTGGGTGGCGAATTGGGTCTATATTTGGAATTCCGGTGTACATTGACCCCTCATGGCTAATTATTTTAGCTATTTTCACTTTTGCCAATGGCCGGGATTTGCAACTAGGTTACCCCCAATGGGGGCTGTTGATGGCCTGGGGGATAGGCTTTTTGATGGCTATACTGCTGTTTGGCTCGGTACTCTTACATGAGTTAGGCCACAGTTTAGTGGCGCGATCGCAGGGCATTAAGGTCAGCTCTATTACGCTGTTTCTGTTTGGGGGGATTGCTTCAATTGACCGAGAATCTAAAACGCCGGGATTAGCGTTTCAAGTGGCGATCGCAGGCCCAGCCGTTAGTATAACCCTGTTCGCACTACTGGGCGTGCTGACTTACCTTTTGCCACAGTCGAGTCCAGCAGAAGTTTTAGTAGCAGATTTAGCTAGCATCAACTTGGTTTTAGCCCTGTTTAACCTTATTCCGGGCCTTCCTTTGGATGGAGGGCAGATTTTGAAAGCAGCGGTATGGAAGATTAAGGGCGATCGCTTTCAAGGTATCCATTGGGCAGCTCGCACGGGACAAGTGCTAGGATGGTCGGCAATTATCTTGAGTGCGATCGCCTTCCTAAACACCAGAGATCCCGGTACACTCTGGATTGCCCTACTCGGCTGGTTTGTCTTGCGGAATGCCAGCGCTTACGACCAAATAACCAACGTTCAAGAAATTTTGTTGCAGCTAACAGCCGCAGACGCAATGACGAGCGAATTTCGCGTCATCGATGCAGACATGAAGCTGCGGCTGTTTGCAGATAATTACCTCCTAGAAAGCACCCAGCAGCAGGTCTACTTCGCTGCTTCTGACGGTCGCTATCGCGGTTTAGTCTCAGTTGAGGAGTTCCGTTCGGTAGAACGCAGTCGCTGGGAAACTGACACGGTTTATAGTATTGTCAAGCCTCTTAATGCGATCGATACCGTTGAAGAAAAGACGCCTTTGGTGGAAGCGATCAACCGCATGGAAACCGACAAATTACCTAGAATCACAGTGCTTTCACCCGCAGGCACTGTCGCAGGTATCATCGATAGGGGTGATATTGTCCGGGCAATGGCCGAAAAGCTGAAGGTAAAAATATCGGAAGCGCAAATTAAGCGGATCAAAGAAGAGGGTAGCTATCCTCCAGGATTGCCAATTCCTGCTCTAGCCGAAGCAGCAGTAGAGTCACTACCAACACAAAAAAATCAATCGCTATCGGCTTCAAAGTAGTTTTCTGCGATTTCTCCAAGCTGTCGTGGCTATTTAGGCGCTAACGTCAAGTGAATTAATTAGGAGAAGTTAGCCTATTCAATTTGTTCGTTCTATATTATATATACGCTTCTGCTTCTAATCAAGAGGTAATAAGAATGGCCTTTTTTTTCATAGTGCCACTGGCTATTGTCCTGGTAGCTGTCTATATCTTTAAGAATTCCGCAGACGAGAAATTTTGACTCATGCTAACTAAAAAGCTTGATTTATCAAATGCGCCTTATATCCCCAACTATACCGTTAGGTATAGTTGGGGATATAAGGCGGGCTAGCAGCGCGGTCAAGAGTTTGTCATAATAGCTTGCCATTCCACCTCTGATAAGGGTTGCATTACTAGCCGAGCATCGAAACAGCGCTCGGCGGCAACACTCAGAGCATCTATAACAGTTTGAAACAAAGCTTCTGTGCGATCGGGAATAGGTTTGTCTGCTGGCGGCGGTGCAGCAGAATCAAACACCTGAGCGAAAAAAGCGTCATCTGGCTGCAAACGCATTGAACCATGCTGCAAAATAGCATTGCCGCGACAAAGTTGAGCGCTGCCAATTAACTTGCAATTATTAGCCGATACTAAATCGGCACCTGTGGCGGTGCCAAAACAGTTGGGGTTGTGAATATAACCGCGCCCAGCATTACCGTAGTGTAACTCCACGCCGAGCTTGAGCCAACCAGCAATCAAAAACTCACAAAGAGTTTGATAAACCTGGGTGCGACTACCAGTTAATCCAGAAGTAACGACAGCGTAAGTTAAATCTCCTTGGTGCAGCACAGCACGTCCACCAGTAGGACGCCTCACCAATTCTACCCGCTGTCCTTGCCAAGTCAGGTGACGCCAAAATTCGGGCCACCGACGCTGATGATATCCTAGAGAAATTGCTGGTGGCGACCAGGTGTAAAACCGCAAAGTAGGAGGATGCAAACCTTTGCGGTGCTGTTCTAGCAACCAAAGATCGATCGCCATTTGCACCCTACCTGGAGCTGAAAGCAGCGGAATTAGACGCCAAGAATTAGTCATTTGTCAATACTCAATAGTCATTTGTTCATAGTTCATGGTTCATAGCAATGACCAATGACCGATGACCAATGACCGATGACTATTGACCAAATTGCTCCTGCAAGAGTTCGTCGTTGTTATCTGCGATCGTAGCCACAATTGTGATGGTGCGGGAGACTTCGCCAGGGGAAAGCTCAGCCACAGTACGACTTGATATCACAACCACTCGATCGTTGACAATTGCGAAACGAGCCTCAAAAGTTTCAGCGCCGTTCATTTCTAGAAGCTTACGCATTAATTGCAGTTCGTCTTTAGCAGGTAGCCCCAGCACTGAAGACCAAACCGTCAAAGTGTCATCATCCGTCGAACCAGTGAGCTGTACAAACACCTCAACACTACCATACTTAAACTTCCACAGATGACCAACCTCAGTCTGACTGACCATCGCGCTGTCTTCCTGTGCCATGCTGGAGATGACGGTTTGAATCACCTCCACATAATTGACTCCCGTTGCTTCCTGTAGTAGCTTGTCTACTACCTCGTTGCTAGATAAGGTTTGAGTAGCAACTGTTTCCGCATCTGGCTGGTAAGTCGTCATAAAATATTTCTGTTTGCGCTTCGTTGGGATATGTCTGAACCAACTGTATCCTCTAGAGATACGCTGCTGGACAGCTTATTAATTATTTTTTTTATAGAATTGCACAAAAGATCGGGCGATCGGCTAGAGTTTAGGCGATCGCCCTCATCATATTTCCCACTTACGACTCAGATGGTTTGTGTGCAATCCAATACTTGCTCACAAAGTGGACTTCAGTAGAAATATCCCTAAAGCCTGCTTTCTCCAAACGTTCCACCAAATCATCAGTGGTGTAATGCTTGTAGTAGGGTTCGTGGAACATCGCTGGAAAATTTTCCATCATCGACATGAAATCGGGAGAATCGCTGACCTGAATTGAGTCGCAGATCGCAAAAACTCCCCCTGGCTTAGTCACCCGGAAACATTCCTCGATCGTCCGCTGACGCACCGCCGCAGGTAGCTCGTGGAATAGAAAAACGCTACTTACTGCATGGAAATAATTATCCAAGTAAGGTAGTTCCTCGACGTTAGCCTGGAGGAGCTGCGGCAATTCATCTGGATTTTCAGATAACAGCTGATTTGCCTTCCGCAAATAAGCTGGTGAAAGATCCATACCAAAGATGGATGCTTGTGGCAGAACGCCACGGATAAATTTCAGAGTCCGACCAGTCCCGCAAGCTACGTCTAAAACCCGGATTTGCTGAGGCGCAGTCGAACTAAAAGCTTTCAACCCTTCCTTGAGGGGAGCTAAAATTCGCCGCCGCATCGCATCTGCTGCGCCGTTAAAGAGAATTTCCACCTGCAAGTCATAGAGATTGGCTGACATATCGCTCAAGTAGCCGTCAGTCTGGTAATGGAAGTTTTGCAAGTAGTAGCTGGGATAACCAACCTTCTCAATCTCTGGCGAAAACTCCTGATATCTCTTCTGGTTGGCCCGCTGCTTGATTTGCGGCAGATCCAACAAAATCGCCGGATAGAAGCGAAAAAAGTCTGACCAGGCGTTATCGAAAAGCAAGCTGGAGGGATATACAGCTTGTTCGGCATCCTGCCAATCTGCTTCGAGCAGTCGATCGAGCTTTTGTTGAAGTTTTAGTAAAATCTCAGGGCCCAGAGGTTTAAGATTCTGATTATCAGAAGGATAAATCAAGTTCAGCAACTGCGAACTTAAAGTTTTGTGAGCTAGACCAAAGTAACTTTTGCCCTGCTGAAAAGTCTGATAGGCCAGTTTTGTTAGGGTGTCAGACATGGGAATGGCTTGCTCGATTTTAGATGGGTAGCTATTTACTGTAAATAATTGTAACGAAAAAATCCCTAATCTTTCCCTCTACCCATAGGCTGCGTTGCAGCGCAATCGCAAAGTGCTGAGTACTGAGTACTCAATACTGTCCTAACTTATGTGACTTTAGCGAGAATGTGAAGAATTGTAACGAAAAAATACAGACTTCCTGGATACAAAAACAGCCACCAACAGGGTGGCTGGGCTAGTCAGAGGCGATTTATCGCTAAGGATGCTTTAAATCGATCGAGACTTACGCAGGATAAAGAGAAATCTTTGTTTTGTGTAGGGGTTAGGGACAAGGAGCAATCCCAATACCCCGCACCCCACACAAGCGTCAAAACAGACAAGCAAGGCGCGTAAGTCCTGCTGTTGGCCTTAGCAATCGTAGTAGAGGGCGAACTCGTAGGGATGGGGACGTAGCCGCATCGGGTTGACTTCCTTGTCGAGTTTGTAGGAAATCCAGGTTTGAATCAAGTCTTCGGTGAAGACCCCTGTATCGGTCAAGAAAGCGTGGTCTTTCTCCAAAGCCTCCAGCGCCCCTTCCAGAGAACCAGGAGTGGAAGGAACCTTAGCCAATTCTGCTGGGCTCAGTTCGTAGATATCCACATCTAGAGGTTCGCCTGGGTCAATTTGGTTCTTGATCCCATCAATACCGGCGCAAAGCATAGCCGCAAACGCCAGGTATGGGTTACAAGTGGCATCGGGACAGCGGAACTCTAAGCGCTTCGCCTTGGGATTGGTGCCAGACAGGGGAATGCGGATAGAAGCGGATCGGTTACCTTGGGAATAAGCCAAGTTTACGGGTGCTTCAAATCCAGGCACCAACCGCTTGTAGGAATTGGTAGTGGGGTTGGTGATTGCCAAGAGTGCTGGGGCGTGCTTGAGCAAACCACCGATATAATGCAGCGCCATTTGGCTCAAGCCAGCGTATTTATCGCCTGCAAACAGGGGCTGTCCGTCTTTCCAAATGGATTGGTGGGTGTGCATCCCGGAACCGTTGTCCTGAAACAGCGGTTTCGGCATGAATGTGACTGTCTTGCCATATTTCTTGGCAACGTTCTTGATGACATATTTGTAAGTCATCAAGTCGTCAGCCGCTTTTACTAAGGTTGAGAAGCGAATTCCCAGTTCGTTTTGACCGCCAGTGGCTACTTCGTGGTGATGCTTTTCAATTGGTACGCCGCACTTTTCCATTGTTAGCAGCATTTCTGTGCGGATATCTTGCTGGGTGTCGGTGGGTGGAACCGGGAAGTAACCTTCTTTGTAACGAGGCTTGTAGCCAAGGTTCGGGCCTTCTTCTTTACCGGAGTTCCAACGACCTTCTACTGAGTCTATGTAGTAGTAGCCTTTGTTCTCGGTTTGGTCGAAACGGACATCATCAAAGATGAAGAACTCGGCTTCTGGGCCAATAAAGGCCACATCGCCAAGGCCGGTAGAAATCAGGTAGTCTACTGCTTTCTGAGCAATGGTGCGGGGGTCGCGGTTGTAAGGTTGGCCGGTACGGGGTTCCTTGATGCTACAGATCATGCTCAAGGTTTTTTCTTTCATGAATGGGTCGATCCAAGCTGTGGTTGGATCTGGCACCATCATCATGTCTGACTCGTTAATGGCTTTCCAACCCCGAATGCTGGAACCGTCGAATGCTACGCCATCTAGGAAGGAGCTTTCGTCAATTTGGCTGCGATGGAAAGAACAGTGTTGCCAAATACCTGGCATATCGATAAATTTCAGGTCGATAATTTGGATGTCTTCCTGCTGGATCCAATTCAATACGTCTTGCGGGGTCTGGGCCATAAATTAGCTCCTTGATTTTCTGTGCCAGCTTTAAGCTTGGATAATGATAATGAGTGGAAGTGAAGCGTCAGGTCAAGGGGAGTACAGCTTAAATTTTGTTTAATTCACCGTCGTATTGAACAGAATAAGTCTGGCTGGGTTGATCTGACCTCTAGACAATAACTGGCGGAAAGTCCCCTGGATGGGGGCAAGTTTAGCTTCGGGACAGATGAAACTGAGCTATCTGGGTTCGTCCCAGATCTGGCTAAGTGCCAGATCGCTCATGATTGATGCCTAAAAACTTAGTGTACCTGCATCATGCTAAAGACAGAGCTAAGGATATTTTGTATCTTAAATTACAAGATCTTGGCCTTCTGGGACACCAGGAATATTAAAAAAAAATTAAATTTTGTAGCTAAGTTAACAGAATGCTGTTTTCTAGCTCGGTTTGATATATAAAATGGTATCAATAACTACAGTTTATAGAGGAAATAAGAATGGCTTTTAAATTGCAG includes the following:
- a CDS encoding phosphoribosylanthranilate isomerase, coding for MRVKICGITKPEQGDAIARLGATALGFICVPTSPRYVTPAQIRAVVEQLSVDVDRIGVFANTTIELICQIVTSARLNGVQLHGNESPEFCHQLRQFLPTVELIKAHRVQTPESLIQTDAYTSAVDTLLLDAYHPTQLGGTGKTLDWATLRQFLPKLPWFLAGGLTPDNVLDALSQVHPSGIDLSSGVELSPRDKDLDKVAQLFEKLGIRKTLVDGESS
- the psaK gene encoding photosystem I reaction center subunit PsaK, with the translated sequence MLNLTLLAAVQSTVPATPAWTPAVGLVMILCNLLAIAIGRFAIKNPGIGPDLPVGKPALFRNFNLPELLATMSFGHIIGTGVILGLTNAGVL
- the psaK gene encoding photosystem I reaction center subunit PsaK; this translates as MINSIILGVQSTVPSTPAWSPTIGLVMIICNILGLVIVRFATQDRGSKPPSPIPTLGLPQLLAGTSFGHILGAGVILGLTNVGAI
- a CDS encoding site-2 protease family protein; protein product: MQAGWRIGSIFGIPVYIDPSWLIILAIFTFANGRDLQLGYPQWGLLMAWGIGFLMAILLFGSVLLHELGHSLVARSQGIKVSSITLFLFGGIASIDRESKTPGLAFQVAIAGPAVSITLFALLGVLTYLLPQSSPAEVLVADLASINLVLALFNLIPGLPLDGGQILKAAVWKIKGDRFQGIHWAARTGQVLGWSAIILSAIAFLNTRDPGTLWIALLGWFVLRNASAYDQITNVQEILLQLTAADAMTSEFRVIDADMKLRLFADNYLLESTQQQVYFAASDGRYRGLVSVEEFRSVERSRWETDTVYSIVKPLNAIDTVEEKTPLVEAINRMETDKLPRITVLSPAGTVAGIIDRGDIVRAMAEKLKVKISEAQIKRIKEEGSYPPGLPIPALAEAAVESLPTQKNQSLSASK
- a CDS encoding lipoate--protein ligase family protein, which gives rise to MTNSWRLIPLLSAPGRVQMAIDLWLLEQHRKGLHPPTLRFYTWSPPAISLGYHQRRWPEFWRHLTWQGQRVELVRRPTGGRAVLHQGDLTYAVVTSGLTGSRTQVYQTLCEFLIAGWLKLGVELHYGNAGRGYIHNPNCFGTATGADLVSANNCKLIGSAQLCRGNAILQHGSMRLQPDDAFFAQVFDSAAPPPADKPIPDRTEALFQTVIDALSVAAERCFDARLVMQPLSEVEWQAIMTNS
- a CDS encoding YbjN domain-containing protein, which translates into the protein MTTYQPDAETVATQTLSSNEVVDKLLQEATGVNYVEVIQTVISSMAQEDSAMVSQTEVGHLWKFKYGSVEVFVQLTGSTDDDTLTVWSSVLGLPAKDELQLMRKLLEMNGAETFEARFAIVNDRVVVISSRTVAELSPGEVSRTITIVATIADNNDELLQEQFGQ
- a CDS encoding class I SAM-dependent methyltransferase; the protein is MSDTLTKLAYQTFQQGKSYFGLAHKTLSSQLLNLIYPSDNQNLKPLGPEILLKLQQKLDRLLEADWQDAEQAVYPSSLLFDNAWSDFFRFYPAILLDLPQIKQRANQKRYQEFSPEIEKVGYPSYYLQNFHYQTDGYLSDMSANLYDLQVEILFNGAADAMRRRILAPLKEGLKAFSSTAPQQIRVLDVACGTGRTLKFIRGVLPQASIFGMDLSPAYLRKANQLLSENPDELPQLLQANVEELPYLDNYFHAVSSVFLFHELPAAVRQRTIEECFRVTKPGGVFAICDSIQVSDSPDFMSMMENFPAMFHEPYYKHYTTDDLVERLEKAGFRDISTEVHFVSKYWIAHKPSES
- the glnA gene encoding type I glutamate--ammonia ligase — protein: MAQTPQDVLNWIQQEDIQIIDLKFIDMPGIWQHCSFHRSQIDESSFLDGVAFDGSSIRGWKAINESDMMMVPDPTTAWIDPFMKEKTLSMICSIKEPRTGQPYNRDPRTIAQKAVDYLISTGLGDVAFIGPEAEFFIFDDVRFDQTENKGYYYIDSVEGRWNSGKEEGPNLGYKPRYKEGYFPVPPTDTQQDIRTEMLLTMEKCGVPIEKHHHEVATGGQNELGIRFSTLVKAADDLMTYKYVIKNVAKKYGKTVTFMPKPLFQDNGSGMHTHQSIWKDGQPLFAGDKYAGLSQMALHYIGGLLKHAPALLAITNPTTNSYKRLVPGFEAPVNLAYSQGNRSASIRIPLSGTNPKAKRLEFRCPDATCNPYLAFAAMLCAGIDGIKNQIDPGEPLDVDIYELSPAELAKVPSTPGSLEGALEALEKDHAFLTDTGVFTEDLIQTWISYKLDKEVNPMRLRPHPYEFALYYDC